The Chitinophaga lutea genome contains the following window.
CCTCACCCGGAACATTGAAATATACAACGCCAGCACCATCCTGGGTGTGGGCGACGATGCCGCCGTAATCGACCACTTCGGCAAACAGACGGTGATTTCTACCGACATGCTGGTGGAAGGCATTCACTTCGACCTGATGTATACTCCCCTGAAACACCTGGGCTACAAATCGGTGATCGTGAACCTGTCGGACATCTACGCCATGAATGCCACGCCCACTCACATCACCATGAGCCTGGCCTTCTCCAACCGTTTTTCACTGGAAGCGCTCAACGAATTTTACGAAGGCGTGTACGCGGCCTGCGAAAAATATAAGATAGACCTCATCGGGGGCGATACCTCCACCTCCCAAAAAGGCTTCGTGATCAGCGTAACCGCCATCGGCGAGGTAGCGCCCGATAAATTCGTGAAACGCTCCACCGCGCAGAAAGGCGACCTGCTCTGCGTGTCCGGCGACCTGGGCGCGGCCTTCCTCGGCCTTACCCTGCTGGAAAGGGAAAAGAAAATATTCCTGGAAAACCCGCAGGTACAGCCGGACCTGGAGAACCAGACCTACGTGATCGGCCGGCAGCTGAAACCCGAAGCCCGCCACGATATCATCTCTTTCCTGGCGGCGAAGGAAATCACGCCCACCTCCATGATGGACGTCAGTGACGGCCTCAGCTCCGAAATACTGCACATCTGCCAGCAAAGCAAATTAGGCTGTGTGCTGTATGAAGAAAAGATTCCCGTGGCCGACGACAGCCGCCAGCTGGCCATGCAACTCGGCCTCGACCCCACGGCCTGTGCTTTGAGCGGCGGGGAAGACTATGAGCTGATCTTCACCATGAAGCAGGAAGACTACGATAAAATAACACTCAATGAAGAAATTGCCGTGATCGGCTATATGACCGAACCGGAAGCTGGTTCCCATATCATCACCCGCAGCGGCAACAAACATACCATCACTGCGCAGGGCTGGAACGCTTTTAAGTAAGCGCTATTCCACCCACACCTCATCACAGGCGATCATCGCTTTTTTATGAGCACGGAAGCGCCACTCCGGTAACTGCGGCCAGTTATCCGCCGTCAGTTTCAGGTACCGGGCGCTTCCGCCGCCTTTGTGATCAAAACGGTATTGCAGCCGCTGCACCGTATAATCCTCCTCCGGCATTACATTATTCACCACACCGAGCGAGCGGTAATTTTTGCCGTCGTCAGACACCCATACCTGCATCTTTGACGGCCGGAATATCCAGTGCCGCGCATCTTCCAGGAAAGTCAGCGAAACGTTCGTAAATGCAACGGGCTTTCCCAGATCCACCACAGCCGATAAAGGCTCTCCATAAAAACAGAGCCAGTTATAACTGAAATCCGTATAGCCGGGATTGCCGTCTGTCAAGGTCTGCGGCCCTTTCGCGGGATATTCGGGCGCCGGTGCCGACTGAAGGTGCACGGTGGCGCGCAGGGCTTTGTTGCTCCGCACGCCGTCTGCCAGTATTTTCTCCCATTCCTTTGCATACGCGTCCGGCGACGGGCCGCCTTCAGACAGTTCTTTCACGCCGGCTGCTTTACTGTTGGCGGTGAATCGGCGTATCCTGTCCGCCAGTCCGGGCCTCACTATCCACCCGTTTCCCTGCCGTTCAAAAATGCCATGCTGTTCGATGCCGTAAAAACGGGCCTGCTGCAGGTACACATATTCCTGCGTCAGGCGGATGCGCTCCACGCGTTCATGAAGCGTGGCGTTCCCTTCCACGGCAGCTTCCGCTTTGTCGAGCAGCTGGCTGTATTTGTCCATGTGCATGGGAGAGAGGAAAGTGTTGTATTCGTTGACGGGGTTGCCGTAAATGTCCAGCTTCGGTTGCAGCGCGGCGGCCTGATCCAGCAGCGCCAGGTATTCTATTATCGGACCGGCGGCACGGCCGTAGTAACCTGTCAGGAATTCCGATTTCAATTGCTCTACGTCTGCATCCGGGCTCCATAGCAGCCGGGCTGCGAGATGCCCTTTCAGTTCCGCGAGTTCGCTGTACGTATAGCCGCTGCCCTGTTCGAACACACCTGCCACCTGCTGTTTTTTCAGGAACTGCATGTTGGGCTGCAGCGTGGCGATATTCGGGAAGATGGTGAGATAGTTCGTGAACTGGGTGCAATAGTCCCAGATAAAAATGTTGGGGGTTTTAGCGTACCAGCCATTGAGGCGGCTGCGGAAAGCCGCTGCGGAGCTTTCACGGTCAAGTGGGCGGCTGCGGTATACTTCGATGTTGCTCAACATCACATACACATTCGGCGCGGGCCGTAAATGCAGGGTGGGTTGCGCAGAGTAAGTGTAGGCCAGCGTGGTGAATATCTTATCCGGAAAGCGTGCCGCCACTTTATTGACGAACTGCACCAGTGAGCCTTGCGGGCCGCCTTCGCGTTTATCCACAGCGGCACACCGGTCGCACTCGCAATAGCCCACGTCGTCGTTAGGGCTGATGGACCAGTATAATGCATCGGGCTGCTCCGTCATCCGCTGTTTCAAAGCGGCCACGGTGATATCGAAAACGGCCTCGTTACTCAGACACAACTGTGTGGCTTTGCGCGTACCGTTCACCAGCGAAAAATATTCAGGATGCTGTTTGAAATAAGTACCCGCCGGCACCAGTTTGTTGAAGGAATGTCCCCAGAGCCCCCAGAGGTCTTCGAACCGGTGAAGACGGTGCCAGTCGAGGTACTCTGCATCCGTGCAGGCCGCCGGCATGTACACTTCGCGGTAGCGGAATGCCGGCGCCTCATTAACCCGAACATTCCCCGGCACAACGACCGTGTTCTTCGAAGGCGTATAAGCGGGCCCGCCATCCCATTTGCGGCAGCCGAGCAATTGCTCAACGAAAGCGTAAGCACCGTAAAGGACGCCTTTTCCTGGCCCACCCGTGATGACCAGCGATGTTCCTTCCACGTTGATCCGGAAACGCTCCGGCTGCATATTTTTATCGTACGTAACGCGCAATGATTTTTCACCTGCCGCCGCTTCTTCTTTCACCGCCAGTTTTACGCCGGACACGGCTTCCACATACCGCATCAAAACAGCCGCCGCTTTTTTCCCGTGCGCACCTGCGTCAGGCGCGAGACTGATGTGGTAATCGCTGCGCCCGCCCGCTACCAGCGTGATGTCGCCGCAGTGGCCGGGAAACGATGCCGCAAGCAGGCAGCAGATGGACAATAGCGGTTTCATGATTTAAAATTTGCGCAGCAGCGTCAGGTAAATATCGAATTGATTGTAATGCCGGTCGTTGGTGAGGCGCTGGTACGTCCAGTTGCCGAACACGCCCATGGTGGTGCGGTAAGCAAATGTTTTCTGGAACCCGATGCCCGCGCCTCCCGCCAGGAATGTGGCCTGCTGGTTGAACTGGTAGTTGCGGCTCCTGTCGTCGGGCGTGTTGCCGAGCGACAAGGTAAGGGCGATGAAGTCCTGCTGTTCGTTCATGTAAAACCTGTTCGTCAGTACATATGCATGATACCAGTTGCCGTCTTCCGTGATCACATATCCCCTCAGATTGGCCCAGTACGCGCCCCATGTTTTGGCGGCAGACCATACGGCGGCGTAGTTCGACGCGCTGTCGGTTTTCAGGTAACGCGCACCCAGCTCTGCTTCCCATTCGCGGCCCAGATTATGGAACAACGAATAACCCGCTCTGAATTTCGGGAACACGTCGCTCGGCGACCAGCCGAGAATACCGTAAGAATAGTACTTTTTATTGTGGGTATAATACGTTTCGGCCTCCAGCTGCACACCGCTGCCGGCCGCGCGGTCCGCATAACTCACCCGGCCGCCGATACTGCCCTTTTCATGAAAACGAAGGTATTGCAAAGCCGTGACATTGGCGGGCCGGCTACCGTTATCGTAGATACTTTGCAGGTGAATGATGCCCGCCTGGTTGCGGTAGGTTTTACCGCGCAGGCGGTTGTAATAATCGCGCAGGTATTTGTCTCCGGGCCGCGCTTCGAGTTGCATCGCTACCGTTGCGGCAGCGGCTTTATAATTCTGCTGCGCTTCGAGGGCGGCTGCTTTTTTCATGAGCAGCGTTTCATGTGCGGGCTGTAATTGCAGTCCCCTGTCGGCATAAGCTATCGCGCTGTCGTATTGATGTAAAGCGAGGAAACTATTGACGATCTGCTGTACCAGCAATGTATCGCCGGGCTGATAAGCGTACGCCTTACGGTAGGCAATCAGCGCACTGTCCCACGCCTGCGCCTGCTGCAGTTGGCGGCCATGGGCGGCCAGCTGTTCGGCATACATCTGTTGCAGTTCGTGGTTGCCTGGTGCGGCTTTCAGCAGTTCCCCCGAAATCGCGTACGCTTCCGGCAGGCGGTTCGCCGCCTGCAGCAGCGCGGATTTTTTCATGCGAATATCGTCGTTGGGGCCCAACACCGCCAGGGCACTGTCGCACAGCGCAATGGCGTTTGTTACGTTGCCGGTGCTGTTTTCGAGGTTGATGAGACTGGTCCATGCTTCCGGATTGGCTGGCGCGTAGCGCAGTGATGTTTCGAGCAGCGGTTTCGCTTTATCCGGCGCATTGTTCCGCAGTTGTTGCCGCGCGGTGGCGAGCAGCTGTTCCGCATAAGCCTGTTGATAGCGTTGATGGGCAGGCGCCGATTGCAGCAGTTGCCTTGTGATCGCGGCCGCTTCTTCGTACCGCTGTCCCGCTTCGAGCAGGCCGGCCTTTTTGAACAGCAGCATCGTATCTGCCGGTGCGTATTGCAGCAGTGTATCGATCAGGGCGCCGGCCGCGGCGTAATCGCCCGCACGGTCGTATGCCGCCGCGCGTTGCAGCTGGATGTCGCGGAAGGCCTGCAGGTTGCGGCTGTTCGCGTTTTTCTGTAAAAGCTGGCGGGCTGTAACGGCCGCTTCGTCGTACCGGTGCAACTCCTGCAGCAGACCGGTTTTCCGGCGAAGCAGGTCTTCGTCGCTGCCGAAACGCGAGAGCGCTTTGTTGAGCCAGCGGAGCGCCGGTTCGTATTGCTGCTGCTGGTGATAACTGTTGATGATGGCGAGGAAGGCATCTCTATTGCCCGGCGCTTCTGCCAGTATTTTCTCCGCCACCGCCCTTGTTTCGTGATGATTGTTTCTTTTGCGTGCGGCAACCAGTGCGGTTTCCAGCCGGTCGAGCACCACAAGTTTCGGGTCCGGCGGGGGCGCCGGTTTTTCTTCAGGCTGCAGGGCCGCGCGGGCCAGGCGTTCCTTTTCCTGTGCCGCCGCTTCCCGCATCGCGCGCACCTTCGCGTCGTTGCCGTAATGGCTGTTCAGTATCGTCAGCACCTCGTCTGCGGCGTTGGTTTGATGGAACTCCGTGAGCAGGCCGTGTTTTTTAAAGAGCAGTTCCTTGTTCAGCGGATCCTGTTCCAGCGCCATATCGATGTAACAGATGGCCTCTTTTCCGCGCCCGAGGCTGTTTTCAAGGTTAATGAGGTAAGCGAGCGCTTCCGTGTTGGGCGGCTGTTTTTTCAGCACCTCCAGCCATTCCAGCCTTGCCGCCGCGGGCTGGCGGGTGAGCAGGTACAGCCTTCCCAGCAGCAGTTTTACATCAGGGTATCCAGGCGACTGCTCCAGC
Protein-coding sequences here:
- the thiL gene encoding thiamine-phosphate kinase; translation: MEERTEINDLGEFGLIDYLTRNIEIYNASTILGVGDDAAVIDHFGKQTVISTDMLVEGIHFDLMYTPLKHLGYKSVIVNLSDIYAMNATPTHITMSLAFSNRFSLEALNEFYEGVYAACEKYKIDLIGGDTSTSQKGFVISVTAIGEVAPDKFVKRSTAQKGDLLCVSGDLGAAFLGLTLLEREKKIFLENPQVQPDLENQTYVIGRQLKPEARHDIISFLAAKEITPTSMMDVSDGLSSEILHICQQSKLGCVLYEEKIPVADDSRQLAMQLGLDPTACALSGGEDYELIFTMKQEDYDKITLNEEIAVIGYMTEPEAGSHIITRSGNKHTITAQGWNAFK
- a CDS encoding tetratricopeptide repeat protein, with the translated sequence MNHRMIYVFCLGLMLTAADVSAQRKGLLSSDQLLTMALEETNEHHNYEKAISLCRKALEQSPGYPDVKLLLGRLYLLTRQPAAARLEWLEVLKKQPPNTEALAYLINLENSLGRGKEAICYIDMALEQDPLNKELLFKKHGLLTEFHQTNAADEVLTILNSHYGNDAKVRAMREAAAQEKERLARAALQPEEKPAPPPDPKLVVLDRLETALVAARKRNNHHETRAVAEKILAEAPGNRDAFLAIINSYHQQQQYEPALRWLNKALSRFGSDEDLLRRKTGLLQELHRYDEAAVTARQLLQKNANSRNLQAFRDIQLQRAAAYDRAGDYAAAGALIDTLLQYAPADTMLLFKKAGLLEAGQRYEEAAAITRQLLQSAPAHQRYQQAYAEQLLATARQQLRNNAPDKAKPLLETSLRYAPANPEAWTSLINLENSTGNVTNAIALCDSALAVLGPNDDIRMKKSALLQAANRLPEAYAISGELLKAAPGNHELQQMYAEQLAAHGRQLQQAQAWDSALIAYRKAYAYQPGDTLLVQQIVNSFLALHQYDSAIAYADRGLQLQPAHETLLMKKAAALEAQQNYKAAAATVAMQLEARPGDKYLRDYYNRLRGKTYRNQAGIIHLQSIYDNGSRPANVTALQYLRFHEKGSIGGRVSYADRAAGSGVQLEAETYYTHNKKYYSYGILGWSPSDVFPKFRAGYSLFHNLGREWEAELGARYLKTDSASNYAAVWSAAKTWGAYWANLRGYVITEDGNWYHAYVLTNRFYMNEQQDFIALTLSLGNTPDDRSRNYQFNQQATFLAGGAGIGFQKTFAYRTTMGVFGNWTYQRLTNDRHYNQFDIYLTLLRKF
- a CDS encoding DUF4838 domain-containing protein; translated protein: MKPLLSICCLLAASFPGHCGDITLVAGGRSDYHISLAPDAGAHGKKAAAVLMRYVEAVSGVKLAVKEEAAAGEKSLRVTYDKNMQPERFRINVEGTSLVITGGPGKGVLYGAYAFVEQLLGCRKWDGGPAYTPSKNTVVVPGNVRVNEAPAFRYREVYMPAACTDAEYLDWHRLHRFEDLWGLWGHSFNKLVPAGTYFKQHPEYFSLVNGTRKATQLCLSNEAVFDITVAALKQRMTEQPDALYWSISPNDDVGYCECDRCAAVDKREGGPQGSLVQFVNKVAARFPDKIFTTLAYTYSAQPTLHLRPAPNVYVMLSNIEVYRSRPLDRESSAAAFRSRLNGWYAKTPNIFIWDYCTQFTNYLTIFPNIATLQPNMQFLKKQQVAGVFEQGSGYTYSELAELKGHLAARLLWSPDADVEQLKSEFLTGYYGRAAGPIIEYLALLDQAAALQPKLDIYGNPVNEYNTFLSPMHMDKYSQLLDKAEAAVEGNATLHERVERIRLTQEYVYLQQARFYGIEQHGIFERQGNGWIVRPGLADRIRRFTANSKAAGVKELSEGGPSPDAYAKEWEKILADGVRSNKALRATVHLQSAPAPEYPAKGPQTLTDGNPGYTDFSYNWLCFYGEPLSAVVDLGKPVAFTNVSLTFLEDARHWIFRPSKMQVWVSDDGKNYRSLGVVNNVMPEEDYTVQRLQYRFDHKGGGSARYLKLTADNWPQLPEWRFRAHKKAMIACDEVWVE